Proteins encoded together in one Benincasa hispida cultivar B227 chromosome 1, ASM972705v1, whole genome shotgun sequence window:
- the LOC120076095 gene encoding beta-galactosidase 7-like: protein LNKIKINIFLGLTFISSAKKVSVGYDGRALKINGERKIIISGSIHYPRSTPEMWPMLMEKAKDGGVNAIETYVFWNAHEPQRGQYDFTGNNDLVKFIKTVQEQGLFAILRIGPYVCAEWNYGGFLFCYIISGYSVQDHNQVYMDEMAKFTTFIVNKMKDNKLFASQGGPIIVAQIENEYGNIKGSYGQAGNEYVKWCAKLAQSYNLSEPWIMCQEGDAPQPMINTCNGFYCDQFKPNNKNTPKIWTENWTGWFKSWGLRDPYRTAEDVAFAVARFFQYGGSLQNYYMYHGGTNFGRTSGGPYITTSYDYNAPLDEYGNMNQPKWGHLKQLHKLLMSMEKVLTYGDVKHTEYGHLTTATSYTYKGKSSCFFGNAENGNRDITFQNRNYTVPGWSVTILPDCKTEVYNTAKVNTQTTIREKVSRLVGKYKKPLKWQWRNEKIEHITHEGDVSGAIITANSLLDQKLVTNDSSDYLWYLTGFHLKGTDPLFGKHVRLRVKTRGHILHAFVNQKHIGSQFGPYGKYDFTLEKSVRNLRHGFNQIALLSTTVGLPNYGARFENAEVGVHGPVELIANGETIRDLSTNEWAYKVGLDGENFEFFNPDHKFKKPWHSDDLPLNQNFTWYKTSFPTPEGREAVVVDLMGMGKGHAWVNGKSIGRYWPSYLATENGCSSTCDFRGTYYDSKCATNCGKPSQRWYHIPRSYMNKGKENTLILFEEFGGMPLNIDIQTTRVKKVCAKPYLGSTLELSCHDGFIKEINFVSFGNPKGNCDNFHKGSCDSSSAFSVIEKTCLGKRKCSIEVTKANLGLTGCKNPKDNWLAVQMSWAKLYQYLEVTAYLEEIGLQQWERVYQVHCRYDNMTKNIVECLNEVLKDARELPITKLLEHIREWLQGWFYVQPTHAMACTNIVTDYAISILKESKLMSRTYRVFPVDMHIINVDDGYLEGWLIFVCGHLNVCLLLMQNRSSLLDIDKSGVEDQNLKTLNFYHHERY, encoded by the exons ttaaataaaattaaaatcaatatat TTTTGGGTTTGACATTTATTTCTTCTGCCAAGAAAGTTTCAGTTGGTTACGATGGGAGAGCTTTGAAGATAAATggagaaagaaaaattataatttctGGTTCCATCCATTATCCTCGTAGCACTCCTGaa atgtGGCCAATGTTGATGGAGAAAGCAAAAGACGGCGGTGTTAATGCAATTGAAACCTACGTATTTTGGAATGCCCATGAACCCCAACGTGGCCAA tatgATTTTACAGGAAATAATGATTTGGTAAAGTTTATTAAAACAGTACAAGAACAAGGACTTTTTGCTATTCTTAGAATTGGACCTTATGTTTGCGCCGAGTGGAATTACGG GGGTTTCCTGTTTTGTTACATAATCTCCGGGTATTCAGTTCAGGACCATAATCAAGTTTACATg GATGAGATGGCAAAATTCACTACATTTATAGTAAATAAGATGAAGGATAATAAGTTATTTGCTTCACAAGGAGGACCCATAATTGTCGCGcag attGAAAATGAGTATGGAAATATAAAAGGATCGTACGGACAAGCGGGAAATGAATATGTGAAATGGTGTGCTAAGTTGGCACAATCTTACAACCTTAGCGAACCTTGGATCATGTGTCAAGAAGGCGATGCTCCTCAGCCCATG ATTAATACATGCAATGGCTTTTACTGTGACCAATTCAAACCCAATAACAAAAATACTCCCAAAATCTGGACTGAGAATTGGACTGGCTG GTTCAAGAGTTGGGGACTAAGAGACCCATACAGAACAGCTGAGGATGTTGCATTTGCTGTTGCACGATTCTTCCAATATGGTGGTTCCTTGCAAAATTACTATATG TATCATGGAGGAACAAACTTTGGTAGAACTTCCGGAGGTCCTTACATTACAACATCTTATGATTACAATGCACCGCTCGATGAATATG GGAATATGAACCAGCCAAAGTGGGGACATTTGAAGCAACTTCATAAACTTTTGATGTCTATGGAGAAAGTTTTGACTTATGGTGATGTCAAACACACTGAATATGGCCATTTGACAACA GCAACATCTTACACTTACAAAGGCAAATCAAGTTGCTTCTTTGGAAATGCTGAAAATGGTAATAGAGATATCACCTTTCAAAATAGAAACTACACTGTTCCTGGTTGGTCTGTCACTATTCTTCCTGATTGCAAAACTGAAGTTTACAACACTGCAAAG gTAAACACTCAAACAACAATAAGGGAAAAGGTTTCAAGATTAGTGGGAAAATACAAAAAACCATTGAAATGGCAATGGAGAAATGAGAAAATTGAACACATTACACATGAGGGTGATGTATCAGGAGCTATTATCACAGCCAATAGCCTTCTTGATCAAAAGCTTGTCACAAATGATTCCAGTGATTATTTGTGGTACCTCACCGG ATTCCATCTAAAGGGAACCGATCCACTTTTTGGCAAACATGTAAGATTACGTGTTAAGACACGCGGCCATATACTCCATGCCTTTGTCAACCAGAAACATATTG GATCACAGTTTGGTCCATATGGGAAATATGATTTCACATTAGAGAAGTCAGTCAGGAATCTAAGGCATGGATTCAACCAAATAGCCCTATTAAGTACAACCGTTGGATTACCT AATTATGGAGCACGGTTTGAAAATGCTGAGGTAGGAGTTCATGGGCCAGTTGAATTGATTGCTAATGGAGAAACAATAAGGGATTTATCAACAAATGAATGGGCTTACAAAGTTGGGTTAGAtggtgaaaattttgaatttttcaaccCTGACCATAAATTTAAAAAGCCATGGCACTCTGACGATCTCCCATTAAATCAGAATTTCACTTGGTATAAg ACTAGTTTCCCAACTCCAGAAGGACGTGAAGCAGTGGTAGTGGATTTAATGGGCATGGGAAAAGGACATGCTTGGGTTAATGGAAAAAGTATTGGAAGATATTGGCCAAGTTATCTCGCTACTGAAAATGGTTGTTCTTCAACTTGTGACTTCCGTGGGACTTATTATGATAGCAAATGCGCTACTAATTGTGGAAAACCTAGTCAAAGATG gtatcATATTCCGAGGTCGTATATGaacaaaggaaaagaaaacacatTGATTTTGTTCGAGGAATTTGGTGGGATGCCATTGAATATAGATATTCAAACAACAAGGGTGAAGAAAGTTTGTGCAAAGCCTTACTTAGGAAGCACTTTGGAGCTATCATGCCATGATGGGTTTATCAAAGAAATCAATTTTGTGAGCTTTGGGAACCCTAAGGGCAATTGTGACAATTTCCACAAGGGTAGCTGTGATTCCTCATCTGCCTTCTCAGTTATCGAAAag ACATGTCTTGGAAAAAGGAAATGTTCAATTGAAGTTACAAAAGCTAATCTGGGACTTACGGGTTGCAAGAATCCAAAAGATAATTGGCTTGCAGTTCAA ATGTCTTGGGCTAAGCTCTATCAATATCTTGAAGTGACGGCCTATCTTGAGGAGATTGGATTACAACAGTGGGAAAGGGTTTATCAAGTCCATTGTAGGTATGACAATATGACGAAAAATATAGTAGAATGTCTCAATGAAGTGTTAAAAGATGCACGAGAACTACCAATCACGAAGCTATTGGAGCATATCCGTGAGTGGTTACAAGGTTGGTTTTATGTCCAACCTACACATGCAATGGCATGCACAAACATCGTAACTGATTACGCAATAAGTATTCTTAAGGAATCAAAACTAATGTCTAGAACATATCGTGTTTTCCCAGTGGAcatgcatataattaatgtggACGATGGATATTTGGAGGGTTGGTTGATCTTTGTTTGTGGACAT TTGAATGTGTGCTTGCTGCTTATGCAGAATCGATCTTCCTTGTTGGACATAGACAAGAGTGGAGTTgaagatcaaaatttgaagactTTGAACTTTTACCACCACGAAAGGTACTAG